One part of the Nitrosophilus kaiyonis genome encodes these proteins:
- a CDS encoding four helix bundle protein has translation MNNKLGKLEIYQKSLKLSEMGWEIFKILPRQYQFDIGSQFLNSCDSIGANIAEGYGRYHYKDKIKFYYNARGSLWEAKHWLLLLYKRNFIKKVEFEEILNILNDLGKQINNFIKTTGKKSSTND, from the coding sequence ATGAATAATAAATTGGGTAAATTGGAAATTTATCAAAAATCATTGAAACTAAGTGAAATGGGATGGGAGATTTTTAAAATATTGCCAAGGCAGTATCAATTTGATATAGGAAGCCAATTTTTAAACTCTTGTGATTCTATTGGAGCAAATATAGCAGAAGGGTATGGGAGATACCATTATAAAGATAAAATTAAGTTTTATTATAATGCAAGAGGTAGTTTATGGGAAGCTAAACATTGGCTTTTATTGCTTTATAAAAGAAATTTTATAAAAAAAGTTGAATTCGAAGAAATTTTAAATATATTAAATGATTTAGGAAAACAGATAAATAATTTTATAAAAACAACAGGTAAAAAAAGTAGTACTAATGACTAA
- a CDS encoding MFS transporter, with protein sequence MKNKFDDLEESKNLNVQCQMSNVQKIDPNVIVLGWVSFFTDMASAMINPILPIFVVVTLHEGVDKLGIIVAIATFISYALRLLSGYISDKYGIVKPLVVSGYALSALSKPLIGFSHSYKSVAALKGLERLGKALRSAPKDLMIASYSKKKASGKTFGFHKTLDIAGEMSGTIIVFLLLYYFGEEEKILRSIFLATIIPGLIGLFLVIFFVKDIKKEPKQTKFKLTQKDKKAIKRLFFYFGFIFFMFNEAFFTMQAKSVGIAVMLIPVLFMVSTGTQTVTSYIFGIWIDRFGVNKVMALGYISAILALLLLWLQKPIFTWISYAFLGLFTVSTLNANRAFIASFCDNKGSVYGVFYAGVALFGALGAYICGLIWEHFGMNNAIIFSLCGALFLLILFLGKNYGSFRS encoded by the coding sequence GTGAAAAATAAATTTGATGATTTAGAAGAATCAAAAAATTTAAATGTCCAATGTCAAATGTCCAATGTCCAAAAAATTGACCCAAATGTTATAGTCCTTGGTTGGGTAAGTTTTTTTACCGATATGGCTTCGGCTATGATAAATCCAATACTTCCTATTTTTGTAGTAGTGACTCTTCATGAAGGGGTTGATAAGCTTGGAATTATTGTAGCAATTGCAACTTTTATCTCTTATGCCCTAAGACTTTTATCTGGATATATATCTGATAAATATGGAATTGTCAAACCATTGGTAGTAAGCGGTTATGCACTCTCAGCTTTAAGCAAACCTCTTATTGGCTTTAGCCACTCCTATAAAAGCGTTGCAGCCCTTAAAGGGCTAGAGAGGCTTGGAAAAGCACTAAGAAGTGCTCCAAAAGATCTAATGATTGCTTCATATAGTAAAAAAAAAGCTTCTGGAAAGACATTTGGTTTTCATAAAACACTTGATATTGCTGGAGAGATGAGCGGAACAATAATTGTATTTTTACTTTTATACTATTTTGGTGAAGAGGAAAAAATACTTCGCTCAATATTTTTAGCTACTATTATTCCAGGCCTTATTGGACTCTTTTTAGTTATATTTTTTGTTAAAGATATTAAAAAAGAGCCTAAACAAACCAAATTTAAACTAACACAAAAAGATAAAAAAGCTATAAAGAGACTGTTTTTTTATTTTGGTTTTATATTTTTTATGTTTAATGAGGCTTTTTTTACAATGCAGGCAAAAAGTGTTGGAATTGCAGTTATGCTAATACCTGTTTTATTTATGGTTTCTACAGGAACACAAACAGTTACAAGCTATATTTTTGGCATCTGGATAGATAGATTTGGTGTTAATAAAGTTATGGCATTAGGGTATATAAGTGCAATTTTAGCTCTTTTACTATTATGGCTTCAAAAGCCAATCTTTACCTGGATATCTTATGCTTTTTTGGGACTTTTTACAGTCTCTACTCTTAATGCAAATAGAGCTTTTATAGCTTCTTTTTGCGACAATAAAGGCTCTGTGTATGGAGTATTTTATGCGGGAGTTGCACTTTTTGGAGCACTTGGAGCTTACATTTGTGGCCTAATTTGGGAACATTTTGGTATGAATAATGCAATAATATTTTCTCTTTGTGGAGCGCTTTTTTTATTAATTCTTTTTTTGGGTAAAAATTATGGCTCTTTTAGAAGTTAA
- a CDS encoding HlyD family secretion protein, with translation MAKKIGTATILFLIFTFGYIGFDYLHYRKINAVSDAAFIKSDKLVTLNFKVGGKVIKMNKKENDSVKKGELLAKIDPTDFINIKEKLIFQKKALKKQIESMELKKKRLKKTLKLKTQIAKKDIEALNKEIKAKKFQIEANLDRFEKLKKDEKRFFELFQKKLISQDRYEKIHTQKLALQKEIKAKKLGVFALIEKQKEAKKNFELNKNEQKVVLELEKNIKSLKEKLNALKKSIEEIGLKLSYTKLYAPFDAVIAKKFFDAPKVVKKGEPIYALTDPKSLYCEVLLSEKKLKGVKPGNSVKIEVDAIPNKTYTGVVESIAPTSASTFSLVPRDIASGEFTKLDQRFKVRIKLDNIQGLRAGMGASVAIKRE, from the coding sequence ATGGCAAAAAAGATAGGAACAGCAACTATTTTATTTTTAATCTTTACTTTTGGTTATATTGGTTTTGATTATCTTCATTACAGAAAAATAAATGCTGTAAGTGATGCTGCTTTTATCAAAAGTGATAAGCTTGTTACTCTTAATTTTAAAGTTGGCGGAAAAGTTATTAAGATGAATAAGAAAGAAAATGACAGTGTTAAAAAAGGAGAACTTTTAGCAAAAATTGATCCAACTGATTTTATAAATATAAAAGAGAAACTTATTTTCCAAAAAAAAGCTTTAAAAAAGCAGATTGAATCGATGGAGTTAAAAAAGAAAAGACTCAAAAAAACTCTAAAATTAAAAACTCAGATAGCAAAAAAAGATATTGAAGCACTTAACAAAGAGATAAAAGCTAAAAAATTTCAAATAGAAGCAAATCTTGATAGATTTGAAAAATTAAAAAAAGATGAAAAACGTTTTTTTGAACTTTTTCAAAAAAAATTGATTTCACAAGATAGATATGAAAAAATTCATACTCAAAAGTTAGCTTTGCAAAAAGAGATAAAAGCTAAAAAACTTGGAGTTTTTGCTCTTATAGAAAAGCAAAAAGAGGCAAAGAAAAATTTTGAATTAAATAAAAACGAGCAAAAAGTAGTATTAGAGTTAGAAAAAAATATAAAATCTTTAAAAGAGAAATTAAATGCTTTAAAAAAATCGATAGAAGAGATTGGTTTAAAGCTATCTTATACAAAACTTTATGCTCCATTTGATGCAGTTATAGCTAAAAAATTTTTTGATGCTCCAAAAGTTGTAAAAAAAGGAGAGCCAATTTATGCACTAACTGACCCAAAATCATTATATTGTGAAGTACTGCTATCTGAGAAGAAATTAAAAGGAGTAAAGCCTGGAAATAGTGTAAAAATTGAAGTTGATGCAATACCTAATAAAACATACACCGGAGTTGTTGAATCAATCGCTCCTACATCTGCATCTACTTTTAGCTTAGTTCCAAGAGATATAGCAAGTGGGGAGTTTACAAAGCTTGATCAAAGATTTAAAGTTAGGATAAAGCTTGACAATATCCAAGGACTTAGAGCTGGAATGGGGGCAAGTGTGGCGATAAAAAGAGAATAG
- a CDS encoding ABC transporter permease: protein MKAFLFTFSKEILTFLRSTMLVLVVLYSFTLDVYIAGAGIEVKPRNVAIGYVDETGGGISQKILSKLHTPEFKIPKRFLSQKELSKAIFNKEITVGIIFDREFAINYAQKKPATINLLLDATAAAQSFITLTYLQNIVLDFQNINLPLILKTHKLFNQNANTHMFISLTELLSVITLLIVILTAVVFVKEKEDGTWDIMLLMPVDAKITILAKTISQVVIVLAGSVISVGLVVISAFDTPLNGSFWAFILLTFLYAFSSAGIGLFVAAVSKTVMQVAQLSIIIMMPLIFLSGAWTPIYAMHPILQKLSLLSPLRYYIEGSESIFFRGTSFIDLWPYFTGVTILGLILYIYGFRKIGKLF, encoded by the coding sequence TTGAAAGCCTTTTTATTTACTTTTAGTAAAGAAATTCTAACTTTTTTACGCTCAACAATGCTTGTTTTAGTAGTGCTTTACTCTTTTACTCTGGATGTTTATATTGCCGGGGCTGGAATTGAGGTAAAACCAAGAAATGTAGCAATTGGTTATGTTGATGAGACAGGTGGAGGAATAAGCCAAAAGATACTCTCAAAACTTCATACTCCAGAATTTAAAATACCAAAACGTTTTTTATCCCAAAAAGAGTTAAGCAAAGCAATTTTTAACAAAGAGATAACTGTTGGTATTATTTTTGATAGAGAATTTGCAATAAATTATGCTCAAAAAAAACCTGCAACAATTAATCTTTTACTTGATGCCACAGCTGCAGCGCAAAGTTTTATAACCCTTACATACTTGCAAAATATTGTTCTTGATTTTCAAAACATTAACCTTCCACTAATATTAAAAACTCATAAACTTTTTAATCAAAATGCAAATACTCATATGTTCATCTCTTTGACTGAGCTTTTGTCTGTTATTACTCTTTTAATTGTTATTTTAACTGCGGTTGTTTTTGTAAAAGAGAAAGAGGATGGCACTTGGGATATTATGCTTTTAATGCCAGTAGATGCTAAAATAACAATATTGGCAAAAACTATCTCTCAAGTTGTAATTGTATTGGCTGGCAGTGTAATATCTGTTGGACTTGTGGTTATTTCAGCCTTTGATACTCCGCTCAATGGCTCATTTTGGGCATTTATACTTCTTACATTTCTTTATGCTTTTAGCAGTGCAGGAATTGGGCTTTTTGTTGCAGCAGTCTCTAAAACAGTTATGCAAGTAGCACAACTTTCAATTATCATCATGATGCCGCTTATCTTTCTAAGCGGGGCTTGGACTCCAATATATGCAATGCACCCTATTTTGCAAAAATTATCACTTCTTTCTCCTCTTAGATATTATATAGAAGGAAGTGAAAGCATCTTTTTTAGAGGTACATCTTTTATTGATTTATGGCCATATTTTACTGGAGTTACAATATTGGGACTTATATTATATATTTATGGATTTAGAAAAATTGGTAAACTATTTTAA
- a CDS encoding ABC transporter permease, whose product MKIRTIKAYIKKEFTELFRTKLIIMVYLMPAMVLFLFGYGIRMEVTGARLLILDNDNSKYSKELISKFEHSKYFNPKISYLSEQKALKLIKKAKIDALLIIPSSFERRLLHNQKSELGIFVDGSFPMRAMTIEGYIEGVILNAARDIASKIGQKPQILINQRNLFNQAMRDEDAIVPGLIGLVLLIAPAILSALLIVKEKEKGTIFNFYASPLKKSEFLAAKLIPVFLLHSINIFTLFLIAIYIFNLPFRGNFFLYWFVSEIYILISLSIGLLISVITKRQIVAVVLTVIVTIIPGFLYSGIIMPISSMKGESYIEAHLFPVMYYNHIIYDTFLIGQGLDSLKIVFYLFILILFFLFYFLTGVFLLKKEMR is encoded by the coding sequence ATGAAAATAAGAACAATAAAAGCCTATATAAAAAAAGAGTTTACTGAGCTATTTAGAACTAAACTTATCATAATGGTCTATCTAATGCCTGCAATGGTCCTTTTTCTTTTTGGATATGGAATAAGAATGGAAGTAACTGGCGCGAGATTATTAATTTTAGATAATGATAATAGTAAATATTCAAAAGAACTAATTAGCAAATTTGAACACTCAAAATATTTTAATCCGAAAATCTCTTATTTAAGTGAACAAAAAGCGCTAAAATTAATAAAAAAGGCAAAAATCGATGCTTTGCTTATAATTCCAAGCTCTTTTGAAAGAAGGCTCTTGCATAATCAAAAAAGTGAGCTAGGAATTTTTGTAGATGGATCTTTTCCTATGCGAGCAATGACAATTGAGGGATATATTGAAGGAGTTATATTAAATGCCGCAAGGGATATTGCATCAAAGATAGGACAAAAACCTCAAATCTTAATCAATCAAAGAAATCTTTTTAATCAAGCCATGCGTGATGAAGATGCTATAGTTCCTGGACTTATTGGTCTTGTTTTATTGATTGCTCCAGCAATTTTATCTGCTCTTTTGATTGTTAAAGAGAAAGAAAAGGGTACAATTTTTAACTTTTATGCATCTCCATTGAAAAAGAGCGAATTTTTAGCAGCAAAACTAATTCCAGTATTTTTACTCCACTCTATAAATATATTCACTCTTTTTTTAATAGCTATTTATATTTTTAATCTTCCTTTTCGTGGAAATTTTTTCCTATATTGGTTTGTAAGTGAAATATATATTTTAATAAGCTTATCCATTGGTCTTTTAATATCTGTAATAACAAAAAGACAAATTGTAGCAGTTGTATTGACAGTAATTGTCACAATTATTCCTGGATTTTTATATTCCGGAATTATAATGCCAATCTCCTCAATGAAGGGAGAATCCTATATTGAGGCCCATCTTTTTCCAGTTATGTATTATAATCATATAATTTATGATACCTTTTTAATTGGACAAGGATTAGACTCCTTAAAAATAGTTTTTTACCTTTTTATATTGATTCTGTTTTTTCTTTTCTATTTTTTAACAGGTGTTTTTCTTCTTAAAAAGGAGATGCGTTGA
- a CDS encoding ABC1 kinase family protein, with amino-acid sequence MFNTIKELKRLKDIALILAKNGFYDLVAQMGLEKYIKISIPKKYEYKKLSRNERIRKTIEELGPTFIKMAQILSTRPDLIPLDLANEFSKLQDRVKPLPFEKIRPVFIEEFGKSVEDIFAGNLELLASASLGQVYKGILKSGEVVAIKVLKPDIEETIFSDIAIMKKIALLLEDKLYKYGIDSPIAIIEEFEKTIKKELDFKKEALNLKRFSKNFENEEKIFVPKLYEEFSSKKILTMDFIDGIKVSNIKDLMDMGIDPKTIAKNGFDLLCKQIFEYRFFHADPHPGNIFVLKNEKIAFIDFGMMGSIGEKDRRHFVDMIYYVVKEEEEKAALSILKLSKIKNENLDIDAFSKDMGDVIRTYFYGSLKEINLKALLNDVISLMSRYRVYFRENNYLLVKALITIEGVGKALDPEFNAAQEIKPFIMNFYKEYFSINAFLSKASEMPKEFGDFLREFPADIKAIVDKMKSGHLKIEFEHVGLEKMEETIEKSSNRLSLAIVVSSILIGSALLLLSNTPPLIYDIPIFGLAGFITAIIMGGVLIYSIYKRGRL; translated from the coding sequence ATGTTTAATACTATAAAAGAGCTTAAAAGACTAAAAGATATAGCTCTTATTTTGGCAAAAAATGGTTTTTATGATTTAGTTGCACAAATGGGATTAGAAAAATATATAAAAATTTCTATTCCCAAAAAATATGAATATAAAAAGCTAAGTCGAAATGAAAGAATAAGAAAAACTATAGAGGAGCTTGGGCCAACATTTATAAAAATGGCTCAAATCCTCTCTACAAGGCCGGATTTAATTCCTTTAGACCTTGCAAATGAGTTTTCTAAACTTCAAGATAGAGTCAAACCTCTTCCTTTTGAAAAGATTCGCCCTGTTTTTATAGAAGAGTTTGGGAAAAGTGTTGAAGATATTTTTGCAGGAAATCTTGAACTTCTTGCTTCAGCTTCGCTTGGGCAAGTATATAAAGGTATTTTAAAAAGCGGTGAAGTTGTTGCTATAAAAGTTTTAAAACCAGACATTGAAGAGACTATTTTTTCCGATATTGCTATTATGAAAAAGATTGCTCTATTACTAGAAGATAAACTTTATAAATACGGCATTGATTCTCCTATTGCAATAATTGAAGAGTTTGAAAAAACTATTAAAAAAGAGCTTGATTTCAAAAAAGAGGCTTTAAATCTTAAAAGATTTTCTAAAAATTTTGAAAATGAAGAGAAAATTTTTGTTCCAAAACTTTATGAAGAGTTCTCTTCAAAAAAAATATTAACTATGGATTTTATTGATGGAATTAAAGTATCAAATATAAAAGATTTGATGGATATGGGCATAGATCCAAAAACAATTGCAAAAAATGGATTTGATCTTCTTTGTAAACAGATTTTTGAATATAGATTTTTTCATGCGGATCCCCATCCTGGAAATATCTTTGTTTTAAAGAATGAAAAAATTGCATTTATCGATTTTGGAATGATGGGAAGTATTGGAGAAAAAGATAGACGCCATTTTGTTGATATGATCTATTATGTTGTAAAAGAGGAAGAGGAAAAGGCAGCACTCTCTATACTTAAACTTTCTAAAATAAAAAATGAAAATCTTGATATTGATGCCTTTAGCAAAGATATGGGTGATGTTATTAGAACATATTTTTATGGCTCTTTAAAAGAGATTAATTTAAAAGCTCTTTTAAATGATGTTATCTCTTTGATGAGTCGATACAGAGTCTATTTTAGAGAAAATAATTACCTTCTTGTAAAAGCTCTTATTACCATTGAAGGAGTTGGAAAAGCACTGGATCCAGAATTTAATGCTGCACAAGAGATAAAACCTTTTATTATGAATTTTTATAAAGAGTATTTTTCTATAAATGCCTTTTTATCAAAAGCTTCTGAAATGCCAAAAGAGTTTGGAGACTTTTTAAGAGAATTTCCAGCTGATATAAAAGCAATTGTAGATAAAATGAAAAGCGGGCATTTAAAAATAGAATTTGAACATGTTGGACTTGAAAAGATGGAAGAGACTATCGAGAAATCATCAAATCGCCTCTCTTTAGCAATTGTTGTGTCTTCCATTTTGATTGGCTCAGCACTTTTGCTTTTATCAAATACCCCACCTTTAATCTATGATATTCCAATATTTGGCCTTGCAGGCTTTATAACTGCAATAATCATGGGAGGAGTTTTAATATATTCAATTTATAAAAGAGGTAGATTATGA
- a CDS encoding phasin family protein, translating to MEKMGPVDFIKFGIGSMLLAKEQAEKFIDEAVKKGEMSKEEARKQLEEWKKEAQKSQKEFEKTIQKEVQKALKELGIATKDDINALKKEIKELKELIEKK from the coding sequence ATGGAAAAAATGGGACCAGTGGATTTTATTAAATTTGGAATAGGAAGCATGCTTCTTGCAAAGGAGCAGGCTGAAAAATTTATAGATGAGGCTGTCAAAAAAGGCGAAATGAGTAAAGAGGAAGCAAGAAAGCAGTTAGAAGAGTGGAAAAAAGAGGCACAAAAAAGCCAAAAAGAGTTTGAAAAAACAATACAAAAAGAGGTGCAAAAAGCCTTAAAAGAGCTTGGAATAGCAACAAAAGATGATATTAATGCTTTAAAAAAAGAGATAAAAGAGTTAAAAGAGCTAATTGAGAAAAAATAA
- a CDS encoding ATP-binding cassette domain-containing protein, with protein sequence MALLEVKDVTVKYKKHIGIQKASLKADSEEIIGFIGADGSGKSSLMHAIAGVINFEGEIIFNNFSYHSPKEAEVLKKDIGLMPQGIGLVLYDTLTVKEHLDFFADIRSIKKDNSFFSYRQRLLEMAGLAEFTNRVARNLSGGMRQKLSLICTLLHRPKLLILDEPTTGVDPLSRLELWKILDDIRKEEGTVILVSTAYMQEAQKMDKVLLFDDSQIIARGKPQNLVDSIAPFVYDKFDCKDCLNIHKKSYSLTPLEMPHAKASLEDIFFVNALKKNKTIPKIEIEDRKRKIDIPPIVMEAKSLTKKFGEFIANDHIDLKLKRGEILGLLGANGAGKTTFIKMLLGLYKIDEGELKLLGKSIKSGKDRQELKAKIGYVSQRFALYNDMTVRENLIYFANMHKIDALKAMKKINRYAKELGFEEYLDDFPSILPLGVNQRFSVAAALLHEPVVLFLDEPTSGVDAIARAQFWEILRELKNRWNISILITTHYMSEAEFCDRVAVLKRGKKIVDDTVDNLYKKHPNAKSFEDIFLYYYRTK encoded by the coding sequence ATGGCTCTTTTAGAAGTTAAAGATGTTACCGTTAAATATAAAAAACATATTGGTATTCAAAAAGCCTCTTTAAAAGCAGATAGTGAAGAGATAATAGGTTTTATTGGAGCTGATGGTTCAGGAAAAAGCTCTTTAATGCATGCAATTGCTGGAGTGATAAATTTTGAAGGAGAGATAATATTTAATAATTTTTCATATCACTCCCCAAAAGAAGCAGAAGTTTTAAAAAAAGATATCGGCCTTATGCCTCAAGGTATAGGCCTTGTCCTTTATGATACATTAACAGTTAAAGAGCATCTTGACTTTTTTGCAGATATAAGATCTATAAAAAAAGATAACAGTTTTTTTTCTTATCGCCAAAGACTTCTTGAAATGGCAGGCCTTGCAGAATTTACAAATAGAGTTGCAAGAAACTTAAGTGGCGGTATGCGCCAAAAACTATCTCTAATTTGTACTCTTTTACACCGCCCAAAACTCTTGATTTTAGATGAACCAACAACAGGAGTTGATCCTCTAAGCAGATTAGAACTTTGGAAAATTTTAGATGATATTAGAAAAGAAGAAGGTACAGTCATTCTTGTAAGTACTGCTTATATGCAAGAGGCACAAAAAATGGATAAAGTTCTTCTTTTTGATGATTCACAAATAATTGCAAGAGGAAAACCTCAAAATTTGGTTGATTCAATTGCCCCTTTTGTATATGATAAATTTGATTGTAAAGATTGTTTAAATATTCATAAAAAAAGTTACTCTCTAACTCCCCTTGAAATGCCTCACGCCAAAGCTTCGCTTGAAGATATATTTTTTGTTAATGCACTTAAAAAAAACAAAACTATTCCAAAAATTGAAATTGAAGATAGAAAAAGAAAAATAGATATCCCTCCTATAGTTATGGAAGCAAAATCTCTTACAAAAAAATTTGGAGAATTTATAGCAAATGACCATATCGATTTAAAATTAAAAAGAGGTGAAATTCTTGGCCTTCTTGGAGCAAATGGAGCAGGAAAAACAACTTTTATCAAAATGCTTTTGGGTCTTTATAAAATAGATGAAGGAGAGTTAAAACTTCTTGGAAAGAGTATAAAAAGCGGTAAAGATCGTCAAGAGTTAAAAGCAAAAATCGGTTATGTTTCACAACGTTTTGCTCTTTATAATGATATGACTGTAAGAGAAAACCTTATATATTTTGCAAATATGCATAAAATAGATGCATTGAAAGCTATGAAAAAAATTAATCGATATGCAAAAGAGCTTGGATTTGAAGAGTATTTGGATGATTTTCCATCAATATTGCCATTAGGAGTAAATCAGCGTTTCTCGGTAGCTGCCGCACTTTTACATGAGCCTGTTGTTCTTTTTTTAGATGAACCGACAAGTGGAGTTGACGCAATTGCAAGAGCGCAGTTTTGGGAGATTTTAAGAGAACTAAAAAATAGATGGAATATTTCAATTCTTATAACAACACACTATATGAGCGAAGCTGAATTTTGCGATAGGGTTGCAGTACTTAAAAGAGGCAAAAAAATTGTTGATGACACTGTAGATAACCTTTATAAAAAGCATCCAAATGCTAAAAGTTTTGAAGATATATTTCTCTACTACTATAGGACAAAATAA
- a CDS encoding HlyD family secretion protein, with the protein MKILQKYWVGFFALALFILAASLIYIKLHPKKLPPNLIEGVGRFDGDLVNLNTKYPGRVQKIFFNDGNKIKKGDIVAILESKEYEKQKEAIQKQIEAKDKELKAKEIELNINKTKIPQILKKAKSALNAKQKQLQELLSAIASQKEVINQDKKDYQRLKDLYKKKLIQKHKFEEIALKYKTDKNSLKALEAKKAQLLQAIAIAKSNVLDAKAAQKSLDALKESLDALKKAIASLKAQKEQIEAIISELTIKSPLNGYVVEKIANAGEVLGSGMVVATLIDPKTLYLKIFVDTINNGKIKLHNKAVIFLDAYPNKPIQAEVVRIAQKAEFTPKEVAVRSDRIQRVYEVHLKPLNPNPLLKLGLPAIGVISIDGKNLPKSLNEIPKI; encoded by the coding sequence ATGAAAATTTTACAAAAATATTGGGTGGGTTTTTTTGCACTTGCTCTATTTATTTTGGCAGCATCTCTTATTTATATAAAACTTCATCCAAAAAAATTACCACCAAATTTAATAGAAGGAGTAGGAAGATTTGATGGAGATTTGGTAAATCTTAATACAAAATATCCAGGAAGAGTACAAAAAATCTTTTTTAATGATGGAAATAAGATAAAAAAAGGTGATATTGTCGCTATTTTGGAAAGCAAGGAGTATGAAAAGCAAAAAGAGGCTATTCAAAAGCAGATAGAAGCAAAAGATAAAGAGCTTAAAGCAAAAGAGATTGAATTAAATATAAATAAGACAAAAATTCCACAAATTTTAAAAAAAGCAAAATCTGCTTTAAATGCTAAACAAAAACAGCTTCAAGAGCTTTTAAGCGCAATAGCATCACAAAAAGAGGTTATTAATCAAGATAAAAAAGATTATCAACGCCTAAAAGATTTATACAAAAAAAAGCTTATTCAAAAACATAAATTTGAAGAGATTGCACTAAAATATAAAACAGACAAAAACAGCCTTAAAGCGCTTGAAGCAAAAAAAGCCCAGCTTCTGCAAGCTATTGCTATTGCAAAAAGTAATGTTTTAGATGCTAAAGCTGCACAAAAAAGTCTTGATGCTTTGAAAGAAAGTCTTGATGCTCTCAAAAAAGCGATTGCATCTTTGAAAGCTCAAAAAGAACAAATTGAAGCTATTATCTCAGAGCTAACAATAAAAAGCCCGTTAAATGGATATGTTGTTGAAAAAATAGCAAATGCTGGTGAGGTATTGGGATCTGGTATGGTGGTAGCTACACTAATTGATCCAAAAACTTTATATCTTAAAATCTTTGTAGATACCATAAATAATGGTAAAATTAAACTTCATAATAAAGCTGTTATTTTTCTTGATGCCTATCCAAATAAACCAATACAAGCTGAAGTAGTACGCATTGCACAAAAAGCTGAATTTACTCCAAAAGAGGTAGCTGTTAGAAGCGATAGAATCCAAAGAGTCTATGAAGTGCATCTAAAACCCTTAAATCCAAATCCTTTACTAAAACTTGGACTTCCTGCTATTGGTGTTATCTCTATTGATGGAAAAAATTTGCCAAAATCTTTAAATGAGATACCAAAAATTTAG
- a CDS encoding TetR/AcrR family transcriptional regulator produces the protein MKEILKQKIEETKKELILQKVSDIFEKEGFSHLKMQDIAKKLGISIGALYKLFSSKEELFLAYVGYQIEMFYKKILKICENSENKKDCLLKYIQLKFEIFSEKRKALEDPLMGDPLFFLKMGKSQYKLLEPLHLLLAKWFEELDKIKPLKEKNFLKLSYLFHSFTNGYVEYWIMHGGDLEEDVNRAVDIFLKGVEK, from the coding sequence ATGAAAGAGATATTAAAACAAAAAATTGAAGAGACAAAAAAAGAGCTCATTTTACAAAAGGTTTCTGATATTTTTGAAAAAGAGGGTTTTTCTCATCTTAAAATGCAAGATATAGCTAAAAAACTTGGTATCTCAATAGGTGCACTTTATAAACTATTTTCTTCAAAAGAGGAGCTTTTTTTAGCTTATGTTGGCTACCAAATAGAAATGTTTTATAAAAAAATTTTAAAAATTTGTGAAAATAGTGAAAATAAAAAAGATTGTCTTTTAAAATATATTCAACTTAAATTTGAGATTTTTAGTGAAAAAAGAAAAGCTCTTGAAGATCCTTTAATGGGAGATCCCCTATTTTTTTTAAAAATGGGAAAATCTCAATATAAACTGTTAGAGCCATTACATCTACTTTTAGCTAAATGGTTTGAAGAATTAGATAAAATAAAACCATTGAAAGAGAAAAATTTTTTGAAACTTTCTTACCTTTTTCACTCTTTTACAAATGGGTATGTGGAATATTGGATAATGCATGGAGGAGATTTAGAAGAAGATGTAAATAGAGCAGTTGATATTTTTTTAAAAGGAGTTGAAAAGTAG